From a single Bacillus gobiensis genomic region:
- a CDS encoding MATE family efflux transporter, translating to MNHRTYLSLAFPLIISTISTPLLGAVDTAVIGQLPDPSYIGGVAIGTIIFNTMYWLFGFLRVSTSGFAAQSLGSNNHFDSMMAIIRPFFIALIVGVIFILFQSPILQYSLVFIGADASVSQIAAEYFYVRIWGAPFTLMNYVILGWLMGMARIKDTLILQLSMNFLNIALALLSVNVFHMGILGVSSSTLISEIAAFFVGIWMINKRRNDSFHISFKQVKEELLDPLPFKKMMIVNRDLFIRTICLLIVYNTFTAKGASFGEEVLAANAILFQIHYIMAYFFDGFANASSILVGKAVGKRSEDSYLMTIKLSILWSIIASFTLAGCFYLTKDFIISIFTPLKRILDLTNDYAIWLILFPICACIGLVFYGVFIGATEAGSIRNSMIYSCILYLLALFLLPPSLGNHGLWIAFILFSLGRSIFLLWDIPRLRRKIFISQQQAVRPPH from the coding sequence ATGAATCATCGGACTTATTTATCTTTGGCATTTCCTCTTATTATTTCAACGATATCAACTCCATTACTTGGAGCAGTAGATACAGCCGTAATCGGACAGCTCCCTGATCCCTCTTATATTGGCGGAGTTGCGATAGGTACGATCATTTTTAATACCATGTATTGGCTGTTCGGCTTCCTGAGGGTAAGCACATCTGGGTTTGCGGCCCAATCGCTTGGTTCAAACAACCATTTTGACAGTATGATGGCAATCATTCGGCCTTTTTTTATCGCACTCATTGTTGGAGTTATATTCATTCTGTTTCAGTCGCCGATTTTGCAGTATTCTTTAGTATTTATCGGTGCGGATGCTTCCGTTAGTCAAATTGCAGCAGAGTATTTCTATGTGAGAATATGGGGAGCTCCCTTCACTTTAATGAATTATGTCATTTTAGGCTGGCTGATGGGGATGGCTCGCATTAAGGATACGCTGATTCTGCAGCTTTCTATGAATTTCCTCAATATTGCACTCGCGTTACTCTCTGTGAACGTGTTTCACATGGGAATTTTAGGGGTTTCATCCTCTACCTTGATTTCCGAAATTGCCGCATTTTTTGTCGGTATTTGGATGATCAATAAGCGAAGGAACGATTCTTTTCATATTTCATTTAAACAGGTGAAAGAGGAGCTGCTAGACCCGCTTCCCTTCAAGAAAATGATGATTGTAAATCGCGACCTCTTTATTAGAACGATATGCTTGCTTATCGTGTACAACACCTTTACAGCAAAAGGTGCTTCCTTTGGGGAAGAAGTCCTGGCTGCAAATGCAATTCTCTTTCAAATTCACTATATAATGGCCTACTTTTTTGACGGATTCGCAAACGCTTCAAGTATATTAGTAGGTAAAGCAGTCGGAAAGAGGAGTGAGGATTCTTACTTGATGACGATTAAACTTTCAATTCTATGGTCGATAATTGCCTCATTTACCCTTGCAGGCTGCTTTTACCTTACAAAGGATTTTATTATTTCAATTTTCACCCCGCTTAAACGGATTTTGGATTTGACTAATGACTATGCCATTTGGCTCATTTTGTTTCCGATATGCGCTTGTATCGGGCTCGTTTTTTACGGCGTTTTTATTGGCGCTACAGAAGCAGGTTCTATACGGAACTCGATGATTTATTCTTGTATTCTATATTTGTTAGCTTTATTTTTGCTCCCGCCAAGTCTTGGGAATCATGGATTATGGATCGCATTTATTTTGTTTAGTTTAGGGCGCTCCATTTTCTTGCTATGGGATATTCCGAGATTAAGAAGAAAGATTTTTATCTCGCAGCAACAAGCTGTAAGACCTCCGCATTAA
- a CDS encoding cupin domain-containing protein, whose product MAERRIDTLLFEDDGKIPNNPTLPLLIYTQVLDGRTGEAKSIFDQNDWKNSWVGGVFGYHHYHSNTHEVLGVISGEALLQFGGEAGKQVKVTAGDTVVIPAGVGHKKIQSSNDFKVIGAYPGGSGFDLKTGKAEEREEAIQNIKVVPLPKADPLFGDDTIFTHWKED is encoded by the coding sequence ATGGCAGAACGAAGAATCGATACTCTTTTGTTTGAAGATGACGGAAAGATTCCAAATAACCCAACATTGCCTTTATTAATCTATACGCAAGTGTTAGATGGGCGTACTGGGGAAGCTAAGTCAATTTTTGATCAAAATGATTGGAAAAACAGCTGGGTTGGAGGAGTTTTTGGCTATCATCATTATCACAGCAACACCCACGAAGTATTGGGCGTTATCAGCGGAGAAGCGCTTCTCCAATTTGGAGGAGAGGCAGGAAAGCAAGTGAAGGTAACAGCAGGAGACACTGTTGTTATTCCGGCAGGCGTAGGGCACAAAAAAATTCAGTCCAGCAACGATTTCAAAGTGATAGGTGCATACCCTGGCGGCAGCGGCTTTGATTTAAAAACGGGAAAAGCAGAAGAAAGGGAGGAAGCGATTCAAAATATAAAAGTGGTACCGCTTCCTAAAGCGGATCCTCTTTTTGGGGACGATACGATTTTTACCCATTGGAAGGAAGATTGA
- a CDS encoding LLM class flavin-dependent oxidoreductase, which translates to MITFSILDQVPVPKGKDHSSALQDSVTLAKLADKSGYKRYWFAEHHSTKGLVSTSPEVMIAHTAANTSSIRIGSGGVLLPQYSPLKVAENFRQLEALYPGRIDLGIGRSPGGTTKTRLALTDGIKKSLTEFPRQLQDLIYYLTDTLPAEHEYAGIQASPPVPASPELWLLGLGENSAKLAGTHGIGYVQGHFINPERGEPAFAMYKDRFQASTFFSKPMPLAAIFIVCAETDDKAEELCLSQDLWLLRVEKGLDSRIPSVSEAKSYTYSAAEKERVLQNRNRMIIGSPSTVKQKLLELSDRYQIEEVMAVTNLYDFEEKRRSFERLAELF; encoded by the coding sequence ATGATTACATTCAGCATATTAGATCAGGTTCCCGTTCCAAAAGGAAAAGACCATTCTTCCGCTTTACAGGATTCAGTCACTCTTGCCAAACTGGCAGACAAATCTGGCTATAAACGCTACTGGTTCGCCGAGCATCATAGTACAAAAGGACTTGTCAGCACTTCACCGGAAGTCATGATCGCCCATACCGCTGCCAATACGTCTTCCATCCGGATAGGATCAGGCGGAGTACTCCTGCCTCAGTACAGTCCATTGAAGGTCGCAGAGAATTTCAGACAGCTGGAAGCTCTTTATCCAGGAAGAATCGACTTAGGAATCGGCCGTTCTCCCGGCGGAACAACAAAAACAAGACTTGCCCTTACTGACGGCATAAAAAAAAGCTTGACCGAGTTCCCCCGACAGCTTCAGGATCTTATCTATTATTTAACGGATACCCTTCCAGCCGAGCATGAATATGCCGGGATACAAGCTTCTCCTCCCGTTCCTGCTTCACCTGAACTATGGTTGTTAGGATTGGGAGAAAACAGTGCAAAGTTAGCGGGAACACATGGTATCGGCTATGTTCAAGGCCATTTTATCAATCCTGAAAGAGGGGAACCCGCTTTTGCCATGTACAAAGATCGCTTCCAGGCTTCTACGTTTTTTTCCAAACCGATGCCGCTGGCTGCTATTTTCATAGTTTGTGCTGAGACAGATGATAAGGCGGAAGAACTATGCCTTAGCCAGGATCTTTGGCTTTTGCGAGTAGAAAAGGGATTGGACAGCAGGATCCCGAGTGTTAGTGAAGCGAAGTCCTATACTTATTCTGCAGCGGAAAAAGAGAGAGTGCTCCAAAATCGTAACCGCATGATTATCGGATCTCCTTCAACAGTGAAACAGAAGCTGCTTGAACTGTCCGATCGCTATCAAATTGAAGAAGTGATGGCAGTCACCAACCTTTATGATTTTGAAGAAAAAAGAAGGTCATTCGAACGATTAGCTGAACTTTTTTGA